Part of the Ornithorhynchus anatinus isolate Pmale09 chromosome X3, mOrnAna1.pri.v4, whole genome shotgun sequence genome, AATTCAAAAACaccatagagatgacagttgtaCTTCTTGTGATACCATCTTAGAAAAAGAGAAGACTTTTCTTTCctaaaatgaatgaaagtaatatCAACCCAGTGAATTCTAAAGTGATGACTTCGGGCTGTCACAGAAACACATCTGAGAGTATTGATTGGGAAAGAATTAGCCCACATTACAGTCTCGTGCCATTCCCATTGCTTTCAATTGTATTACTGTATGACATTTTATGAGGTTTGGACTTAGATAACTTAACTCTTGTGGAAAGACAGGTCAATCTCAGTTTTTTCAGAAGGGAGGGGCAGTTGAGGTCACTAATTAAATTTACCTTGAGAAATGATCTCTCACTGGGACAGAAAGAAAAGAGCACAGAGGAAGGAATCTGTTGAATCAGACGGGCAGAGTGAACAATTAATGCAGTAAAAGCACCATCTATATTGGAGTAGAAACATCATAGAAAGTACCTCAGATTGGAAAGACTGTTTAAGAAATATGATCACATCAAAGACACTTTCTCAAAATAACCCCTTAGAAGAAAATACATTAACGTGGTCAGGAAATATAATTTTgccacaaaaaagaaaaacaatcctCAATTCGCAAGATTTACATTTTTGTTGCTGGATTAGGAACTATGAACTTGGGTTCGTTTAATCTGAGGTTGGAATAACTTATCAATAAACCCGACCTACAACACTACTTTATGTTCCATGTCCTTAAAAAATAGAATGTGTATTTCCCAAACACAGGAATCAACAGATAAGCTATTTCAATAGACAAACACAGTTCCTGATAGACAACTTCTTAAATCAATACCGACATTTCAACTGTCATGTTCATTTCTGTTTTAACAGTAGGAGAGACCAAGATGCACAATACTGTAATATGGAAGCTGACATAAGGCAAAAAGCATCATCCTTGATGTATTAGATTAGTTAAGGTCCATTTTGAACTATCCCCATAACTACCAAACTCAGGGTCATGTGAAAGGTAACCGCAGAGGCTAGCATGACGAGAGGCATGATGCAAACATTCTAGGGGAGCAGTTGTCCCTAAATTTACAAAACGCACCACAAAACGAAAAGTACACATATGGATGTATAAAAAATTGATGAAATGCAATTTTAAGATTACTGCGTATTTGACCAGAGGGACTAGTAGTTTGAAGCAAACCCTTAAATAAGTCGATCAAATCTTCCAAACACAAACTAAAAGTGTGAGGAGGGTGGTGAAACCAGTTCTTAAAACTGCAAGACAAATATGAAACGCTCTCTGTACTCTGTCCATTGCTTGGGGAATGCtggaagaaaaaagaagcagcagTACATTtcgaggaggaaaaaaggaagggggcTATATGGTTCAGCTTGTTGAGAAAAGAGAAATCAAAGCAATCCAACTGCAAGGCAATGAAGGTGCTCACTTCCAGGTCACAGTATTGGAGTTAGTAGTATAGTGAGGTGTAAGTAACTGATGGAGGAAGAAAAGGCTGctcagaagaggaaggaagaaagaagtggTCACATGACAACACAGCATTGACAGCGCTTTTTCTTTTGTGTACCTGGAACTGGTTCGATGGACaagctctcttccttcccttctggagACGAGGGCTCAGTGGTGTCTGAGATGGGCCTCCCGGAGACCAGTTCAGCTGCATTTCCATCAATGGTGGACACATCTGTCACAGTCTTCTCTCGCAGTGACTTCTCGTCATCTTCATCGATGAGGACGAGTTCTGCCTTGATGGTTTCATCGTAGCCTAGCACCTTTTTTGTCTCCTCTTCATCCTCGATATTTTGGTAGCCCATAAAAATCATGGTTACTGGCTGATCCAAACTTGCTTCCCGAACTTTGGCTCCAGAGATTTTTGCCTCAGATTCTGCCTTCTCAATAAGATCTTTCCTAGGTTTCTGTACCATTTCTAACTTGGCCTCCTTGCAAAGCATTTGTTCCTTTGCACGACTCAGGTTCCCATCTGCTATCACAGTCCTCTCTGACCCACTCTTTCTGTCATGCCCTCCTTTTATGCTTGATTGTCCAGCTTTTTGTATGAGTTCATCTACATCCTTTGAGCTTAATTTGTGCACTCCATTTTCTACCACTGTGCCTCCTGAATGCAACTCATAGACTACTTTGGTACCATCATCATAGACTTTGACTCCTTTCTGATGGACCCCCTCTGGGCCAATGGTTGATGTAGAGAGAATCCTGGTCTCTCCAGTTTGTTTGTCTTTTTCCACATTAATTTCCATGGCGTATACAGCTTGAATGAAAACAAGAGAGGAAGTGCAAGTTACAACAAAAAAAGCCAGTGAATGGTTAATTGCcaaacagacaaaaacaggaCCTTGCCCTTTTTCCAACAAGCTATACCTAAGAGCCAGGCGTCCTGCATGTTAGATTGGGGTGCATATTGTGAATAGAGGTAGTTATACAATACAGCAGTCTGTGTGTCTGAGACATTCAAACAGCGGCCATATATCAATGGCATTCATCTTATCAGATCTGCGGGAAGGAAGTTCATTAAGATAGGACCCCAGAGACTATTCCGATTTCAGTGAAATGAAACACGTGACATGACAACATGCAAATTCACTTTTATTCTTCGGCTTACCTCAGGCCAATAGGAGACTAGGAAATTACCAGATCACTTCATTTTTAtgcttactaactctactgcCTCACATCTCAGATCCCTTTTGCCAatttccctccaccttcccctcctgagtctacagaccatcactcttgtGACATACTTCACACTTCACATTCTACTCTGAAAAGAGTTGTATAAAATGTTTTACAAATTGTGAAAATCTTCAAGTGATGTGCTGTTGAATACTGAAGACATTTTTTTTCTCCTAGAGAACTAGAAGAGAATCAAACAAATTAAAATGATCAAGGATAATAGCATCTGCACAAATTTGTATTTGAAGAGAAAAAGTCATTGAAGAGTTAGTTGAAGGATCCAACTTTGCAGTCGCTTCTCTCTGCCCAGTATGTCACTGCTGAAAAGATGCGGAGAAATCAGAGTGGAAACCAGTGATCAACTCTGGATGGAACTGTTGGAACTTCTCTACTCACTATTAAAGTAATTCTGTTCTAAATGTCAAACTTGAGAAGACCAGATAATCCACTTGTTGCTTGTCATTTTCCAAGAAGATTATGGTACAAAGTCCAGTGCTTGAGCTTTAGGCATCAGTTGGATAGGCCTCCTGATTGATGGCTAAGAGCATTACTTATCAAGATGAAAATATTGTGTTAGATTTCCTCAGGAGACATAATAGCCAAAATTTGCTCatgtataaacacacacacacacacacacatctttgcAATTTTTGAGGGAAAATATAGCTTAGGTGTGACTAGGCTTGCCAACACTCTCATTACATTTCCATTTTATTCCTTGAATCTCAGGTATTTCCCTTGGGTGGTGTGGTCCTTTATAAATCAATACAATCCTTGGACTGTTTAAAGACACAGTCTCAAAATGTCTCAGTTGGAGcccaattctccctttcctccagtcACATTTTGCTTACATTATGCACAGACTCTTGGGACATACTCCTAGATATGAGAGCCAAACATTTCTGTTAAGGTCATAAGAACTGGAGTGACTCATTTATTCTCCAAAGAGATAAATATTGGTATGATGATACTCAAATTAGATATAGTAATGTGCAAAGCAATATAAATGtctacattattattttctgcaatCATCACACTCCTATGGTGCCACATACTTCTACTTTTATTCTTTGTACAGTTACATAATTTTACATTGTCAGAATTCATCACTCTTCATTGATCTTGGGTCATCATAGTTTACAGTCAATCTGCATGATTGCTTCCAGATAAGATATAGCTGATACAGGAAAGGCATAAATGAGCTGAACTTCCCTGATTTTCTGGAACTTCATGGTCAAATATTAGCAGATATGCTCAGAAGAGAATAGAATATACAATATTTCTCCAATCACTTGCTTCTTCTCATTACTTCTCACTAGCTGTAAACTTGATTTAAATCTTAAATAGCAGTAatgggaaagaagcagtgtggcctgatggatagagcacaggtctgggagtcagaaggacctgggttttaatcccggctcctccatgtgtctgctgtgtgaccttgaacaagtcactttactctctgcctcagttatctcatctataaaatggggattactactgtgagccacatgtggaacatggatttttgtccaacctaattaacttctgtctaccccactgcttagaacagtgcctggcacatagcacttaagaaatgtcataaaaaaattcaaaaaatttCCCCAGTCCTATGAACCAGCAATTACTATTCAACAGCTCATCCATTACTTCCCCATCTTCACCATGTCATTTACTGTAgaagatctgggcatgtcactccccttcttaaacaactccagtggttgcctatcgacctccgctccaaacaaaaactcctcactctaggcttcaaggctctccatcaccttgccccttcctacctctcctcccttctctctttctaccgcccaccccgcacgctccgctcctctgccgcccacctcctcgccgtccctcggtctcgcctatcccgccgtcgacccctgggtcacgtcctcccgcggtcctggaacgccctccctcctcacctccgccaaactgattctctttccctcttcaaaaccttacttaaaaatcacctcctccaagaggcgttcccagactgagctcctcttccccctctactccctctgccatcccccctttacctctccgcagctaaagcctcattttccccttttccctctgctcctccacctctcccttcccatccccacagcactgtactcgtccgctcaactgtatatattttcgttaccctatttattttgttaatgaattgtacatcgccttgattctatttagttgccattgtttttacgagatgttcttccccttgacgctgtttattgccattgttcttgtctgtccgtctcccccgattagactgtaagcccgtcaaacggcagggactgtctctatctgttgccgacttgttcatcccaagcgcttagtacagtgctctgcacatagtaagcgctcaataaatactattgaatgaatgaatgaatttaaaatgaaatCCCGGGCAAAGCGTTAATGCTTTTGTTACAGCAAGGTAATAAAAATTTTCCAGCTACACTTTTCTGTCCATCTTCTTTCACAACTACCATATACAAAAGCTGATGGTATTTAGCCTAGGGATCTCTTGGAGGACACCAATCAGAGTAAACCAGGTCCAACCTTACTGCTTGTGGGCTCATTTCCCGAAGGTGGTTTGTGGGAGAGCTTATTGAGAAAGTTGGGGGGTTAGGAGGGCATGTGTTTAAGGGGAAGTATGAAAGGAAGCAGGTGAGAgcctttagtcagtcagtcagtcatacttattgagcacttactgtgtgcagagcactatactaagtcttgggagagtacaatatgacaatagacacattccctagtcacaacaagcttacagctttaTGGCAACAGCCCTGTAAGGATTGTAGAAGGGTGGAAATGGCAAGGGATAGAAGAAGCTAAAAATATGTACCGGGGGACATATTtattacactataataataataatggtggtactcattaagtgcttactatgtgttgagccctGTACTTGAGTATATGCATATAGGGCCAACTCAGACCTTCTTCTAAAAGCATCACCTTAAGTGTCCTCTTATCAaaaacaacaatagcaataataaaaaagaataaaCAAAAGTGCTCTCAATTTGACACTGATAGACATAGGAAAAAAATAGGTTTGATGTAAGAGATATTTAGTTTAGTATTATgagcaatcatatttaataataatgttggtatttgttaagcgcttactatgtgcagagcactgttctaagtgctggggtagacacaggggaatcaagtcatcccacgtggggctcacagtcttaatccccattttacagatgcggtaactgaggcacagagaaattaagtgatttgcccacagtcacacagctgacaagtggcagagccaggattggaacccatgatctctgactccaaagcccgggctctttctactgagccatgctgcttctctatttttattgACATGTGATCTCAGTGTCCACCCCATAGGAAAGAGCAATTGTCCCCAGAGAAAAAAATAGTGTCTTACTATTGTTAAATCTACAAGAAAGGTGTGTaggggggtgggaagaagagaggggggtggggaatcATCACAAAACTAtagctctggctctgccacttgtctgctgtgtgaccttgagcaagccacttaacttctctgtgcctgttacctcatctataaaatggggattaagattgtgagccccaagtgagacaacctgattaccttgtaactaccccaatgcttagaacattgcttggcttatagtaagtgcttaacaaataccataataatgatttaaaaaacaacgcttttcattcatccattcaatagtactcattgagcgcttactatgtgcagagcactgtactaagtgcttgaaatgtacaatttggcaacagatagagacaatccctgcccattgatgggcttacagtctaatcgggggagacagacaaaaacaatagcaataaatagaatcgaggagatgatAACTTATTGGAATTTCACCCCCCAAAtcctcaaaaataaataaaaattcattaattcagtcatatttattgagtgctttttgtgggtagagcactgtactgagtgtttgggagagtacacaacaacagacatattccctgcccaccgctaaaaaaattgtggaatttgttaagtgcttgttaagtgattattagctgccaaacactgtactaagctctgaggtaaatacacTAGAACCAGGTCAAACACATTAACCTTATAAGACAGGGGGATAAGAGACAATATTTGCTCATTTCTTTTCTGATTCAAAGTCCCGGTAGGAATGCTTATCTTAAAACTGCTAGCTTTAGCTGCCCTATTCTATATCGTTGGGTTTATCAGCTACTTAGTATAATGAACATTTTCCTGAAGAGTCTGATCTCTTGTTAAATCCAGGTTTCACTTGTAAACATATACGCTCGCCCACACAAATGTGAGCAAGCACACATCATGTTCATTTTAGCAGATTTAAATGAGATTTCGTTATTTATCATCAGTGctgctctcccagtgcttagtacagtgctctgcacatagtaaacactcaaaaatagattgattgattgaattgtcaCAGGAGTGATGTCAGGGAGTCAAATATTAGCATCTCGTCCAAGTCTCTGCCACCCAATGGACTGGTATATGGCCATAGGCCTTGGTGCATATTatgtgagtgagagagtgagagagagagagagagagagtatgtgtgtgtgtttgcacatgtagagctgtttgcagagcagattGGAAGTTTTTCTATTTATGGGACCAAGTGCTGCCATTTCAGAACTTGCATTTTTCTCTCTCAGCTGTGAAGCCCCTCTAACACCATAGGGTGACGGAGTGAAGCTGTGCTGTAAAAGTAAGATTAAACTCCTTTTGATCATTATAATAGGAGAGGGTAGAATGGGCTCCCTTTTGGTGGTTTCTTGTGTCACAAAATAGTCACTTGAAACCTTCAATTTATATAAATGTACCCCTTAGATGGTCCAGGGCTCCATCCAGGAAGGCCAAACTTCCACACAGGTCCTAGAGCTAAGCACCAGCAAACCCCAGCACAGATGAAACCCTGTGCTCCAAGTGGCTCCATGGCCTgttgccaattaatcaatcaaacagtggtatttattgagtgcttattatgtgcagggcaacgtattgagcacttgggagagtacaacagagttggtagacacattccctgcctacaaggagctcaattGTCATCTCAGATCAGAGACTTTGTCAGCGTGGGAGGCAGTAGAACGCGTATGCTCAGTTTCAGAGAATGCAGTGTCACCACCTTGCCTGCTCCAGCCCTTTCCTTAATTTGCACAAGCTCCACACTGCTACCAACTGCTGCTTCCAGTCCTGTCGCTGCCACTATTTCATCAACTCAAGTTGCCTTGGATTTGTGATATACAGGTTCATGCCAATAGGACTGTGAGCACTATCGACATTTAATAACTATTAGAATAGCAATCAACACAACACAGTGTATAAAAATACACAAGAGGGTCCAACTCAAAAGTCCTACAGTGGAGTGGAGGAGATAGAGTATGTTCCCCCTTGTTAATAAAGTGGAAAATTTTCTCCTAGGAGTATCTTTGACTATCTCAAAGAAGAACTTGATATAAAATAGGTAAGCATTTTTATTTCATAGGATAATGCAAGTTTTACTCTCCCTATTACATTTAGAActcatgtcattattattattgtatggatACATGAAAGGATGCAACTAAATATATTTCTTTCCCCAACCATTCCTCTAGTACAATAAGAAACTTGAAATCCCCAATCTTTCTATTCATCTTGACATCACTTAGGTGGGCAAACAAGGAAGTCTAATTATAGTCACTGAAACATTAGAAATCATTTGACATGTTTTGAATAAGAATGATATACCTGATACCCCTATGGGAATATTTTGCTAAAACCATAGTAATAGTGAAAAGGGATGCATAAATGCTGAGCTATGTATGCAGTTTTGAAAAATCTTCTCTAGATTTTTCTATTAGTTCATATAGATATTGCTATAGTGGCATTTTCAGCTGCACAAAGTGAAGACTTGCACTGTCAGCAACCAGCAGCAGACATTTTCAAATACAAAATATTCTGTCTTGAAACAGATACCAATATGTATAAAGCACATGTACAGATAAATCTCACTTCTTATATATGCTGTTTGTCACGGAAAACACACACGCTTTACCCAGTGAAAACTAACTTCTTCGGAAGACCCACTCTGTTCCATTTGAAACCACAATCCATTATCTCAGACTTGGTCTgcacctcttctcccattcattgGAGTGGTTCAAAATGACATACAGCTGTTAGGAGACTGGTGGAGATGGACGTGTGGTTAGGAAATTAAGGAAGAGATAAACACTGGGAACATTAATAAAACAGTGCCTAATAATGAAGGAAAGGATCCATCATTTACGAACAGTTAATTATTGTGCTCACCTTATGGGCATTTTAGCTTCCTATTTGACTCTGAAGGGAGTCTCAAGTGTATGCAGATAAATTGCTTATCATAGACATATGatatatataataatcataataataatgatggcatttgttaagcacttactatgtgccaggcactgttctaagcatgcatATAAATATcacatacattatatatatataaatatatttactaGACTGCAGTCATAAACTCACAGGCTAGCCAGGTACAGACGTATTCAGAACTATTCAGTACAAGAAAAGCTATGCAATTTGCAACATCATTACCTTTCCTAACCTGTGGTTTTGTATTGCTGTGACTGCTAAATAGATATTGAGTTGTACTTCTTTTAATATACGTAGATCAGAAAATGCCCTGGGATACAAGGTGCAAAGTAATTTTAACATAGTATTAGATTTTCATATGCTACCATTTCATGATGACTGTAGAATATACAATCCATAAATCTTACTTGCATTCTTTTATTGATAGTCATATGTTATGGTGGTTGGCATTTATGCAACTTGACAGTCTGACAGATACATTACATTTCTTTAAATCCACAAGAAAAAATGAGCACataatgtaatataataatgttcATTGCATTGGTACAATTTTTCTACTTAATGCCTGAGGCTGAGAAATTATTCTACAGACCTTACCCCACACATTTATTTACAGACACTCATTCAGATACTCATGAAATATTCATAGTATTTCagtatttatgtctatctccccgaactctgtttccttccctccatctctacTCATCTTTCCCTCACTGCttcactccttttctctttctccctctccaaattATAGTCCCTTGTCCAGGTAGCTGTGATTGAGTGATTcacagatgatgctactgatgataCACACGtagatgtatatatacacatttttTCGAAGGGATTAGGCAACAAGGTAAAATAAACAATTGAAAAATGTTTACGACAAATATCGAACTATAATCTCTTTCAGGTTTGGACTTGGGTATCCAATTTCGACTCATCAGAGTTATGACGATTTTAAGGGTGAAGGTTTTCCGTTGGAGTATATGAACTTCAACAAATGATAGAGGTAAATATAAgtaaggaagaaaagagggaaatgaaTACATTCTGCATCACTGGGGAAAACACTCATATTGATTTAGCTGACGGTCTCAGTTTTGGTTACAAAATCTTGATCATGTGACAGTCTTTCCTCTTGGGTGCCATATTCCATATTTTTCACTCCATAGAGCTCAAACTGAGTAGGTTCCAAAGAACAGAGCTCTAGGTGCTTAGGCATCAATGAGCCCATTAAAATTCCAGTACTGATAAATTAGAAAAAGACATTGGCCTAGACTTGATTAAAAACCACAGCTGTCCTTGAGACTTACCAGCTACGCTGCTTGTTCCGTCTCGCCCAGGAGATGGTTCAGCCGTTCGAGTATAGAGCTTTGGTAAATCAGGAAGTTGGGAGCAAATGTGATTTACTGCATCTGGGATCCAAAAACAGGGAATACAGTTAGGCACAGTGTTTGGAAGCCCAATAGCTTCATCGCTTAGGCAGCAGAGTGTTAACTTATCAGCCACACATAATAGACGGCAGAGCTGTCCACTGAATAACTGGATCAAGATAAACAAAGTGTAAAGTCATTTGCCAGGGGATTGATAGTCAATAGAatagctgaggtaggagggaattGGTTCAGATGACTCAAGCGCAATGGACGTTACATGCATTAAACTATTTGTCAGGACTTTCTGGGTTTCAGTCGGGAAAACAAAAGGAAGTGATAGGGAGTGGAATGTTTCATATGCCAGATAAACCTGCTGGCATTGATGTAAAGGATAACAAGCTCAGAAATGTCCAAAAAGTTGAAAAGTGCTTTTCAAATTGATCCTCTGAATTGGATATGCCATCTCTTTCTTGAATCCCAGAACTCATTCTGCCCCTCTTCATTAATGTGACCCAGGATATGGGCTCCATTTCCAATTCTCCAATGAGTTTGGATAATTCAGCTGCAAAAGCAAAAATATGGATTCTACCTGATGACATAAACCAACCCATCCCTGACTACTGTAAATATCTTCATACTCtcctatccataatgtattttaatgatctccctctttagactgtatgcACCTTATGGACAGGGGGCTGGAtggtgttcaccaactctgtcatattgtattttcccaagttcaataaataagagctcagtaaataacactgaatgaTAATTGATTGATAGCTGTCTCAGGAGTAGAATCCTTTGTATTGCTAatgggcagaggaggaaacatATAAAGTGCATAGCTACAAGACTTACACATTACAGGTAAAATGGAGGCTCTCAAGATGCATCTGCTTTGATTTTAGTACAGCAGCTAAGCAGATACAGGTGTGTCTTTGTGTCACTTGGTTTACTGCTGCACGAACCACCCCTTAAGAGAAACCCATTGCATTGCAGAATTACCGTGAGGCCCAGATGACTTGTGTAGTATAGGCAGTTATTTTTACAGACACATTCAATTAGGGAAAATTAGCTGAAATTTGTAGGCATTTTGTAGTGAACCTAAGACTTCCACTTCCTCTCAACAAGCTGTTGCTCACGCCTCCCTGTTTTTAGTCGTTTGATTTTTCCACATATTAGTTCTTGTCCTTccagctctttctcctcctttccctgggCTTCGTTGGTGGCTCTGAGTCTCCATTTCACCTTCCTCAGCTGCTCTAagctccttccttcttccagctctgctctttccactttgggttCTGGCTCTAGGAGGCATATTCCCAATTAAAAATCtttccctcaccttcctcctccacatccctGATCATCCACACATTTGTACTTGCCAGTGGGACAGAGGGTGAGTGGCTTTACTTTTCAACTCATTATTCAACTACAGTAGAGCTTGAAATATATTTGTCTGTCAATATGTATACCTCTAACTATTGTTAACCTCTCAACCCTACTAATGTGTTCAGATAACATTGCTGACAGTATTACCAACTGCATGAAAGGAGATGTCTGAGAATCCCAGTAGTGGATTCTGTCCCTTCCATTTCCTAGTTAGTgactgtaacttttttttttagggtttACCACTGTGCAAGCATCTTGATTTCTCCTATATTCAAATGTAACAATGTGCAGCTTGGATAGAAGTGTGCCTTTACCGTATGGGATGGGAAAGTAAATACACTGAATTATTATCAGCATTGGTGTTTGGCTGGGGGTGGTTTCAGTCAGAGCCACAGGATAGGCATTGAGGAGggtgaagaagcagcctggcttagtggatagagaatgggcccgggagtcagaaggacccgggttctaatcccatgtctgctgggacaatcaggttggacacagactctgtcctatatggggttcatactcttaatctccattttacagatgaagtaactgaggcccagagaagtgaagtggcttgtccaaggtcacacagcagacatgggattagaacccgggtccttctgactcccgggcccattctctatccactaagccaggctgcttcttcaccCTCCTCAGAAACAACCCAGCTCCAGTGCTGCCGCTACAGAGCCTGGTCTGTTAGTGTCGCAGGGCTCTCGCCACCAGTGCAGCAGCTCCAGAGTGTCATCCCTCTATTCCACCCCTGGTCAACACCACAGTCTGGCCCCTGGATCGGGCCAGGGCCAAGCATGTGGTCAGTTCTTCCCCATGGGGCCCCGAGGTGGTGGGTGGAAGAACCATACTAGTGCCCTGATCCTGCTCAGAGTCAGTCCCCAATGCCCTGGGAAGATCAGAAACAGAACTGTAGGGTCCTAATCAGTTTCCTCCTGCCAGCAGCAGGCAACAGTTGGAGCCACCATCTTGGTTCTATCTCTGACAACTCTCTGGCTCCAAGGGGTGGGGTAAGCTAGCTCCATCAGCCTTCCCTTTCCAAAAAGTTGTAGGGGGTGAattaatccataataataataataatcatggtacttgttaagcgcttactatgtgccaagcact contains:
- the PALM2AKAP2 gene encoding paralemmin-2 isoform 2 (PALM2) (isoform 2 (PALM2) is encoded by transcript variant 2; The RefSeq protein aligns at 96% coverage compared to this genomic sequence); the protein is MAEAELHKERLQAIAEKRKRQTEIEGKRQQLEEQILQLQHSKSKALREKWLMQGIPAGTAEEEEARRRQTEEDEFKVRTFEDNIHRLEQEIEKLESEESQISAKEKLILEKLKETEKSLEDFQKSFSNKDGDAVNHICSQLPDLPKLYTRTAEPSPGRDGTSSVAAVYAMEINVEKDKQTGETRILSTSTIGPEGVHQKGVKVYDDGTKVVYELHSGGTVVENGVHKLSSKDVDELIQKAGQSSIKGGHDRKSGSERTVIADGNLSRAKEQMLCKEAKLEMVQKPRKDLIEKAESEAKISGAKVREASLDQPVTMIFMGYQNIEDEEETKKVLGYDETIKAELVLIDEDDEKSLREKTVTDVSTIDGNAAELVSGRPISDTTEPSSPEGKEESLSIEPVPGTQKKKRCQCCVVM